The Sphingobium sp. JS3065 genome includes a region encoding these proteins:
- a CDS encoding TolC family protein — protein MIIAPATAVAALATLSVAVVPSAAPAEPLTFGAALQRAANEAPSLKASASGVDAARSAETASGRLPDPTLSVGIDNFPVSGPPAFSFTRESMTMARIGVEQAIPNPAKRRAERTRAQAGIGVAEAVLAVEAQNVRRETALAWVDLYYAKRRLAQLQVLDHSLGDLQATVSARLASGSARPSAALEPDQLRAAVNDRRSELTADVAKAQARLARFTGDPLADVSGDPPVLEVDRARLVAGLASLPSLQALDADVSAADAETGLARADKRPDWRVSTSYGRRDPAYGDMVSVGVSIDLPLFAKRRQDPIIAARASEAERARLLRTAGEREFAAALEGDLADHTMHHQRLMNARNTLVPLAKRRAELDMASYAAGKLDLGNALLSSLALAEAEVDALAREADVARDAIRINFTYGEMRP, from the coding sequence ATGATTATTGCGCCCGCCACTGCCGTGGCGGCTCTCGCGACCCTATCGGTTGCGGTCGTTCCAAGCGCAGCTCCGGCCGAGCCGCTGACGTTCGGTGCCGCGCTCCAGCGTGCCGCAAACGAGGCGCCATCGCTTAAGGCGAGCGCGTCCGGTGTCGATGCCGCACGTTCTGCCGAGACTGCGTCAGGACGGCTACCCGACCCGACCCTGTCTGTTGGCATCGACAACTTCCCCGTTTCAGGCCCTCCCGCCTTCAGCTTCACCCGCGAAAGCATGACGATGGCGCGCATCGGTGTGGAGCAGGCTATTCCCAATCCGGCAAAACGCCGCGCTGAGCGGACCCGCGCCCAGGCGGGCATCGGCGTCGCCGAAGCTGTCCTTGCGGTCGAGGCGCAGAATGTCCGCCGTGAGACCGCGCTCGCATGGGTGGATCTCTATTATGCCAAGCGGCGGCTCGCGCAGTTGCAGGTTCTGGATCACAGCCTCGGCGACCTCCAGGCGACGGTCTCTGCTAGACTGGCTTCCGGTTCGGCGCGGCCCAGCGCAGCGCTCGAACCCGATCAGTTGCGGGCTGCGGTTAACGACCGCCGCAGCGAACTTACAGCCGATGTCGCCAAGGCGCAGGCGAGGCTGGCGCGCTTTACCGGCGATCCCCTGGCCGACGTGTCGGGCGATCCGCCTGTCCTTGAGGTCGATCGTGCCCGGCTGGTGGCGGGGTTGGCTTCGCTTCCCAGTCTGCAGGCACTCGACGCCGACGTAAGCGCGGCGGATGCAGAAACCGGACTTGCCCGCGCCGACAAGCGCCCCGATTGGCGTGTCAGCACCTCCTATGGTCGCCGCGACCCCGCCTATGGTGACATGGTATCGGTTGGAGTCAGCATCGATCTGCCGCTGTTCGCCAAACGCCGGCAGGATCCCATTATTGCCGCGCGAGCGAGCGAAGCGGAACGGGCAAGGCTGCTGCGCACGGCCGGGGAACGCGAATTCGCGGCCGCGCTTGAAGGCGATCTTGCGGACCATACCATGCACCATCAGCGGCTTATGAATGCGCGGAATACACTTGTGCCTCTCGCCAAGCGCCGGGCTGAACTCGACATGGCAAGTTACGCTGCGGGCAAGCTGGACCTCGGCAACGCGCTGCTCTCGAGCCTGGCGCTCGCGGAAGCCGAAGTTGATGCCTTGGCGCGCGAGGCCGACGTCGCACGCGACGCGATCCGGATCAATTTTACCTATGGAGAAATGCGGCCATGA
- the cueR gene encoding Cu(I)-responsive transcriptional regulator has translation MNIGQVSKSTSVSQRMIRHYEGIGLMPPPDRRDNGYRDYPPRSVERLRFIANARDLGFSIEEISALLSLWDDRERASSEVKAIALGHAEDLARKAAALEAMRRTLLDLADGCSGDARPDCPILAGLAETRQNPARELTVANCKPKDEA, from the coding sequence ATGAACATCGGACAGGTATCAAAGTCGACGAGCGTGTCGCAACGGATGATCCGCCACTACGAGGGTATCGGACTGATGCCGCCGCCGGACCGGCGCGACAACGGCTATCGGGACTATCCCCCACGTTCGGTCGAGCGCCTGCGTTTCATCGCCAATGCCCGCGACCTCGGGTTCTCGATCGAAGAGATAAGCGCGCTTCTCAGCCTCTGGGACGACCGCGAAAGGGCCAGCAGCGAGGTCAAGGCCATAGCCCTTGGTCATGCCGAGGATCTTGCCCGAAAAGCGGCAGCGCTCGAAGCCATGCGCCGCACCCTCCTTGATCTGGCCGACGGCTGTAGCGGCGATGCGCGGCCTGACTGCCCAATCCTTGCCGGACTTGCTGAAACCCGGCAGAATCCGGCCCGAGAATTGACAGTGGCAAATTGCAAGCCGAAAGACGAAGCGTGA
- a CDS encoding DUF2933 domain-containing protein, producing the protein MNLSSKRAWLLAAVSTGLIAGYLFYPEHRQHLFGLLPYAFLFACPLLHFFHGGHHHGQHRRSGEQRP; encoded by the coding sequence ATGAATCTTTCCAGCAAACGGGCCTGGCTGCTCGCGGCTGTATCGACAGGCCTTATCGCGGGCTACCTGTTCTACCCGGAGCATCGGCAGCACCTGTTCGGCCTTTTACCCTACGCCTTCCTGTTCGCCTGTCCGTTGCTGCACTTCTTTCACGGCGGCCACCATCATGGCCAGCACCGGCGATCAGGCGAGCAACGTCCATGA
- a CDS encoding heavy metal translocating P-type ATPase — protein sequence MTESHHDHTHCARSGPSTPGMATDPVCGMSVDPTTTPHIATHAGAHHYFCSAGCHAKFNADPTRYADDVPRPSEPAPAGAIWTCPMHPEVQRPGPGSCPICGMALEPMTPTLSDGPSAEYVDMKRRLGVGLILTLPVVALEMGGHLLGLNRLIGQQWSNWLQMALATPVVLWAGWPFFERGWASVKSHHFNMFTLIAMGTGVAWAYSMVAALLPSVFPTAFRTAHGAVPAYFEAAAVITVLVLLGQLLELRARETTSGAIRALLDLSPKFARRVRADGSDEEVLLEEVVVGDTLRVRPGEKVPVDGVVLDGRGTVDESMVTGESMPVTKEAASKLIGGTINQTGGLVMRAEKIGRDTMLARIVQMVADAQRSRAPIQRLADTVSAWFVPAVIAVAALAFVVWSLVGPSPAMGYGLIAGVAVLIIACPCALGLATPMSIMVGVGRGAQAGILIKNAEALERMEKIDTLVVDKTGTLTEGKPAVVAIETSDGFDKDDVLRLAASLERSSEHPLALAIIREAEARGLAISEPGDVDQPVGKGITGTVDGHRLHAGNARFLDEQGISIEPLAERADRLRGEGATAIFLSINGKVAGAIGVADPVKKTTPAALLALAEAGIHVIMLTGDNRVTAEAIARRLGIADIEADVLPDQKSNIVKRLREQGRIVAMAGDGVNDAPALAAADVGIAMGSGTDVAIESAGITLLKGDLTGIARARHLSHATMTNIRQNLFFAFAYNVAGIPVAAGALYPLFGLMLSPIIAAAAMALSSVSVIGNSLRLRRITL from the coding sequence ATGACCGAGTCGCATCACGATCATACCCACTGCGCCCGTTCCGGACCTTCGACACCGGGAATGGCCACCGACCCCGTCTGCGGGATGAGCGTCGATCCCACGACAACGCCGCATATCGCCACCCATGCCGGCGCGCATCACTACTTCTGCAGCGCGGGCTGCCATGCAAAGTTCAATGCCGATCCGACGCGCTATGCGGACGATGTGCCGCGTCCATCAGAGCCGGCGCCCGCAGGCGCAATTTGGACCTGCCCGATGCATCCGGAGGTCCAGCGGCCGGGTCCGGGAAGCTGCCCGATCTGCGGCATGGCGCTGGAGCCGATGACCCCGACGCTCAGCGATGGGCCTTCAGCCGAATATGTAGACATGAAAAGGCGCTTAGGGGTCGGGCTCATTCTGACCTTGCCGGTGGTGGCGCTCGAAATGGGCGGGCACCTTCTCGGGCTCAATCGTCTGATTGGCCAGCAGTGGTCGAACTGGCTGCAAATGGCTCTGGCGACGCCCGTGGTGCTGTGGGCGGGTTGGCCGTTTTTCGAACGGGGCTGGGCCTCTGTGAAGAGCCACCACTTCAACATGTTCACGTTGATTGCGATGGGAACGGGCGTTGCCTGGGCCTACAGCATGGTGGCCGCGCTCCTGCCTAGCGTGTTCCCGACTGCATTCCGGACAGCGCATGGTGCTGTTCCCGCCTATTTCGAGGCGGCCGCGGTGATAACCGTGCTGGTCCTGCTCGGCCAATTACTTGAACTGCGCGCACGCGAGACGACAAGCGGTGCGATCCGTGCGTTGCTCGATCTGTCGCCCAAATTTGCACGCCGGGTCCGTGCAGACGGATCGGATGAGGAAGTGCTGCTCGAAGAGGTTGTGGTCGGCGACACCTTGCGCGTCCGCCCCGGCGAGAAGGTGCCGGTTGACGGTGTGGTTCTCGATGGTCGCGGCACGGTCGATGAATCGATGGTGACCGGCGAGTCCATGCCGGTGACCAAGGAAGCGGCGTCAAAGCTGATCGGCGGCACGATCAACCAGACCGGCGGCCTTGTCATGCGTGCCGAGAAGATCGGGCGCGACACCATGCTCGCGCGCATCGTCCAGATGGTCGCCGATGCCCAGCGCAGCCGCGCGCCGATCCAGCGGCTTGCCGACACGGTGTCCGCCTGGTTCGTGCCGGCCGTGATCGCGGTCGCGGCTCTGGCTTTCGTCGTCTGGTCGCTGGTCGGCCCCTCCCCTGCGATGGGCTATGGCCTGATCGCGGGGGTCGCTGTGCTGATCATCGCCTGTCCCTGCGCGCTTGGGCTTGCCACCCCGATGTCGATCATGGTCGGTGTCGGTCGCGGCGCGCAGGCAGGCATCCTCATCAAGAACGCCGAGGCGCTGGAGCGTATGGAAAAGATCGATACGCTCGTCGTCGACAAGACCGGCACGCTTACCGAAGGCAAGCCCGCGGTGGTAGCCATCGAAACTTCTGACGGCTTCGACAAGGACGACGTTCTGCGCCTTGCCGCCAGCCTTGAACGCAGCAGCGAACACCCCCTGGCTCTCGCGATCATCAGGGAAGCCGAAGCCAGAGGTCTCGCGATCAGCGAACCGGGCGACGTCGATCAGCCCGTCGGCAAAGGCATCACTGGCACTGTCGATGGTCATCGGCTTCACGCCGGCAACGCCCGTTTTCTCGATGAACAAGGCATCTCCATCGAGCCACTGGCTGAACGAGCCGACCGTCTGCGGGGCGAAGGTGCAACTGCAATTTTCCTAAGCATCAATGGCAAGGTTGCTGGTGCGATCGGCGTCGCCGATCCGGTCAAGAAAACGACGCCCGCCGCGCTTCTGGCGCTCGCCGAGGCGGGCATCCATGTTATCATGTTGACCGGCGATAATCGCGTCACGGCCGAAGCCATCGCCCGCCGACTGGGCATCGCGGACATCGAGGCCGATGTCTTGCCCGACCAGAAGAGCAACATCGTCAAGCGCCTGAGGGAACAGGGCCGGATCGTCGCCATGGCCGGCGACGGCGTGAACGATGCCCCCGCGCTGGCCGCCGCCGACGTCGGCATCGCCATGGGATCGGGCACCGATGTAGCGATCGAGAGCGCAGGCATCACGCTGCTTAAGGGCGATCTCACCGGCATCGCCCGGGCCCGCCACCTCAGTCATGCGACCATGACGAACATCCGGCAAAACCTGTTCTTCGCCTTTGCCTACAACGTCGCGGGTATCCCGGTGGCGGCGGGCGCGCTTTACCCTCTGTTCGGCCTCATGCTCTCGCCCATCATCGCCGCGGCGGCGATGGCGTTGTCTTCTGTCAGCGTCATCGGCAATTCGCTGCGCCTGAGGAGGATCACGCTATGA
- a CDS encoding ABC transporter permease: protein MQAANILRLGVKELRSLWRDPTMMVLIVYAFSLAIYMGATAFPETLQNAPIAIVDEDRSPLSTRMTAAFYPPHFTSPSLIERGAMDPGLDAGRFTFAVNIPPNFQRDLLAGRRPAIQLNIDATRMSQAFAGNAYIQEILQAEAAEFLQHYRGSTQPPVTLAVRARYNQTLAEGWFGAVMEVINNVTMLSIVLTGAALIREREHGTIEHLLVMPVTPFEIMASKVWAMGLVVLIACAFAIMIVLKGVLAIGIQGSVPLFLAGAGLQIFATTSLGIFLGTIARSMQQFGLLLMMVLLPLELLSGGMTPRESMPETVRIFMEAAPTTHFVKLAQSILFRGAGFDVVWPQFLAIAAIGGAFFLIALARFRKTIGTMA, encoded by the coding sequence ATGCAGGCAGCGAACATTCTGCGGCTTGGGGTCAAGGAATTGCGCAGTCTCTGGCGCGATCCGACCATGATGGTGCTGATCGTCTACGCATTTTCGCTCGCCATCTACATGGGCGCGACCGCGTTTCCCGAGACGCTGCAGAATGCACCGATCGCAATCGTCGATGAGGATCGGTCGCCCCTTTCGACACGCATGACCGCCGCCTTCTATCCGCCCCATTTCACCAGTCCGTCACTGATCGAGCGGGGCGCCATGGATCCTGGTCTTGATGCCGGCCGGTTTACTTTCGCAGTCAACATTCCGCCCAATTTCCAGCGCGACTTGCTGGCCGGGCGCCGGCCTGCCATCCAGCTCAACATCGACGCTACACGCATGAGCCAGGCATTCGCGGGAAATGCCTATATCCAGGAAATCCTGCAGGCCGAAGCGGCCGAATTCCTGCAGCATTATCGTGGCTCCACCCAACCTCCCGTGACATTGGCAGTGCGCGCCCGTTACAATCAGACGCTGGCCGAGGGATGGTTCGGCGCGGTGATGGAAGTGATCAACAATGTCACCATGCTTTCCATTGTGCTGACCGGCGCGGCCTTGATCCGCGAACGTGAACACGGGACGATCGAGCATCTGCTGGTGATGCCGGTGACCCCTTTCGAGATTATGGCGAGCAAGGTCTGGGCGATGGGACTGGTCGTACTCATCGCCTGCGCGTTCGCCATCATGATCGTACTCAAAGGCGTGCTCGCAATCGGAATTCAAGGTTCGGTGCCGCTATTTCTGGCCGGAGCGGGCCTCCAGATCTTTGCAACAACCTCGCTCGGCATTTTCCTTGGAACCATTGCCCGATCGATGCAGCAATTCGGTTTGCTGCTCATGATGGTTCTATTGCCGCTCGAACTCCTGTCGGGCGGCATGACGCCTCGCGAGAGCATGCCCGAAACGGTCCGGATTTTCATGGAAGCCGCGCCGACTACTCATTTCGTCAAGCTTGCACAGAGCATTCTGTTTCGTGGGGCCGGCTTCGACGTGGTTTGGCCGCAATTCCTCGCGATCGCGGCGATTGGCGGGGCGTTTTTCCTGATCGCGTTGGCCCGCTTCCGCAAAACGATCGGCACAATGGCATGA
- the rbbA gene encoding ribosome-associated ATPase/putative transporter RbbA — MTAEPVQPTLGPVARLAGVSLHYGKTSALDSVDLEIPAGRMVALIGPDGVGKSSLFSLIAGARKIQDGLVEVFDGDMADRRHRDKSFPRIAYMPQGLGRNLYPSLSVFENLDFFGRLFGQDTGERERRITDLLESTGLAPFRDRPAGKLSGGMKQKLGLCCALIHDPDLLLLDEPTTGVDPLSRVQFWELIDRIRTERPGMSVLISTAYMDEAARFDWLIVLDGGRILATGTPADIHRLTGRSNLEEAFISLLPESRRHGHQPIILSPRTGDGAKEIAIEAQGLTLRFGDFTAVDRVDFRIERGEIFGFLGSNGCGKTTTMKMLTGLLPASEGQAWLFGHPVDSRDLSTRRRVGYMSQSFSLYSELTVRQNLELHAQLFTVPAEEMDGRVLELAQRFGLADLMDALPPALPLGLRQRLSLAVAMIHKPELLILDEPTSGVDPIARDQFWQIMLDLSRNDRVTIFISTHFMNEAERCDRISLMHAGKVLVSETPRKIIEQAGATSLENAFVTHLQAAAGETTHLVQSVREDHSNPASPAPAHSVPKSVWSRIFSTRRMMSYSYREMLELRRDPIRATLALLGTVFLLIVMGYGISMDVEDLPFAILDRDGTTTSQDYAFNIAGSRYFVERPPIRDYAELDRRMRTGELSVALEIPPGFARDLRRGRPVEIGVWIDGAMPQRAETVRGYLQAMHGQWLIEAVMQERGVRPMAGAINVETRYRYNPDVKSRVSIAPGMIPVILMLIPAILTAVSVVREKELGSIINYYVTPITRIEFLLGKQLPYVLLSMINYLLMVIVVLFLFRIPITGNPLAMTLGALLYAFSATAIGLLFSIFMRSQIAALFATAIGSILPAVEFSGLSNPVSSLEGPAAYIGAVYPTTHFITISRGVFAKGLGFSDLASPLLALAISVPILLTACALLLPKQEK; from the coding sequence ATGACGGCCGAGCCAGTGCAACCCACCCTCGGCCCGGTCGCACGCCTTGCCGGGGTGAGCCTGCATTATGGCAAGACCTCTGCGCTGGATAGCGTCGATCTGGAAATTCCTGCTGGCCGGATGGTGGCGTTGATAGGCCCTGACGGAGTCGGCAAGTCCAGCCTGTTTTCGCTGATAGCCGGCGCAAGAAAGATCCAAGACGGTCTGGTCGAGGTGTTTGACGGAGACATGGCCGACCGCCGCCACCGCGATAAATCCTTTCCGCGCATAGCCTACATGCCTCAGGGCCTCGGCAGGAATCTCTACCCATCGCTTTCGGTGTTCGAAAATCTCGATTTCTTCGGCCGCCTCTTCGGGCAGGACACCGGTGAAAGGGAGAGGCGGATTACGGACCTGCTCGAAAGCACCGGACTTGCCCCCTTCCGCGACCGCCCCGCCGGAAAGCTGTCGGGCGGTATGAAGCAGAAGCTGGGGCTGTGCTGCGCGCTGATTCACGATCCGGACCTGCTCTTGCTCGACGAGCCGACCACCGGCGTCGATCCGCTTTCACGCGTGCAATTCTGGGAGCTGATCGACCGCATACGCACTGAACGCCCCGGTATGAGCGTGCTGATCTCGACCGCCTATATGGACGAAGCGGCGCGGTTTGACTGGCTCATCGTCCTGGATGGTGGCCGCATCCTTGCTACCGGCACGCCCGCCGATATCCACCGGCTGACGGGACGGTCGAATCTTGAGGAGGCGTTCATCTCCTTGCTGCCCGAGAGCCGGCGGCACGGACACCAGCCCATCATACTATCGCCGCGAACTGGTGACGGCGCCAAAGAAATCGCGATCGAAGCCCAGGGGCTGACGCTGCGTTTCGGCGACTTCACCGCCGTCGATCGCGTCGATTTCCGCATCGAGCGCGGCGAAATCTTCGGATTTCTGGGATCGAACGGCTGTGGCAAGACAACCACGATGAAGATGCTGACCGGACTGCTGCCGGCCAGCGAGGGGCAAGCTTGGCTCTTCGGCCATCCGGTCGACAGCAGGGATCTCTCGACCCGGCGGCGCGTCGGCTACATGTCCCAATCCTTCTCGCTTTATTCGGAACTGACCGTCCGGCAGAATCTCGAACTGCATGCTCAGCTGTTCACCGTGCCCGCCGAAGAGATGGATGGGCGGGTTCTTGAATTGGCGCAGCGCTTCGGCCTCGCCGATCTCATGGATGCCTTGCCTCCGGCACTTCCGCTTGGTCTGCGACAGCGCCTGTCATTGGCAGTCGCCATGATCCACAAGCCCGAGTTGCTGATCCTCGACGAGCCGACCTCCGGCGTCGATCCGATCGCACGGGATCAGTTCTGGCAGATCATGCTCGACCTGTCGCGCAACGACAGAGTGACGATCTTCATCTCCACCCACTTCATGAATGAAGCCGAACGCTGCGACCGCATCTCCCTGATGCATGCGGGCAAAGTGCTGGTCAGCGAAACACCCCGGAAGATCATCGAGCAGGCTGGGGCAACATCGCTCGAAAATGCGTTCGTCACGCATTTGCAAGCCGCCGCCGGCGAGACGACGCACCTTGTCCAGAGCGTCCGGGAGGATCATTCGAACCCTGCATCGCCTGCCCCGGCCCATTCCGTACCCAAGAGCGTCTGGTCCCGCATATTCAGTACGCGCCGCATGATGAGCTATTCATACCGCGAAATGCTCGAGCTGCGCAGAGATCCGATCAGGGCGACGCTCGCGCTACTTGGCACGGTCTTCCTGCTGATTGTCATGGGCTATGGTATCAGCATGGATGTCGAAGATCTTCCCTTCGCCATCCTCGATCGCGACGGTACAACAACCAGCCAAGACTATGCCTTCAATATTGCGGGTTCGCGATATTTCGTCGAACGCCCCCCGATCCGCGATTACGCAGAACTCGATCGCCGGATGCGCACCGGCGAACTCAGCGTCGCGCTGGAAATACCACCTGGCTTCGCGCGCGATCTGCGCCGGGGACGGCCGGTCGAGATCGGCGTCTGGATCGACGGCGCAATGCCGCAGCGGGCAGAAACCGTGCGCGGCTACCTGCAGGCGATGCACGGGCAGTGGCTGATTGAAGCCGTCATGCAAGAGCGGGGTGTCCGACCTATGGCCGGCGCGATCAATGTCGAGACGCGATACCGCTACAATCCCGACGTCAAAAGCCGGGTTTCCATTGCCCCGGGAATGATACCCGTCATTCTCATGCTGATACCGGCCATATTAACTGCTGTCAGCGTAGTGCGCGAAAAGGAGCTCGGTTCGATCATAAATTATTACGTGACACCGATCACGCGAATCGAGTTTCTGCTTGGCAAGCAGCTACCTTATGTCCTTCTATCCATGATAAACTATCTTCTAATGGTAATTGTTGTTCTATTTTTATTCAGAATTCCAATTACCGGAAATCCGCTAGCTATGACTTTAGGCGCGCTTCTTTATGCTTTTTCGGCCACCGCGATAGGGCTGCTGTTCTCTATCTTCATGCGCAGCCAGATCGCCGCGCTGTTTGCCACAGCGATCGGCTCGATATTGCCGGCAGTGGAATTCTCGGGCCTTTCCAATCCAGTGTCCTCCCTGGAGGGTCCGGCAGCCTATATCGGCGCGGTCTACCCGACCACGCATTTCATCACGATTTCCCGCGGAGTCTTTGCCAAGGGTCTCGGATTTTCGGATCTCGCGTCGCCGCTTCTGGCACTGGCAATTTCGGTTCCGATCCTGTTGACGGCCTGCGCGCTGTTGCTCCCCAAACAGGAGAAATAG
- a CDS encoding HlyD family secretion protein, which translates to MKPMGRAWLIRGVVAAVVAVAIYVVWQMLKVEDLPAGIVGGNGRIEAVEIDISAKTPGRIRDILVDEGDTVRAGQIVAHMDTDALLAQRAEAVAQLAQTLSAIQFAESQVEQRQSERAAALATVRQRAAELNVARKRLARSTTLAREGATPVQERDDDQARVEGAQAAAEAARAQFAAIGSAVETARSQMIGARANVEAARARIRRLDVEIADSDLRAPSSGRIQYRIAQPGEVVAGGGKVLNLVNLSDVFITFFLPETVAGRVGLGSEVRIVLDAMPEIVIPAKVSFVADVAQFTPKTVETESERQKLMFRVKARIDPAVLQRYTRQVKTGVPGMAYVRVDPNVAWPAKLSIRTPR; encoded by the coding sequence ATGAAGCCAATGGGCAGGGCTTGGCTTATTAGGGGCGTCGTTGCCGCTGTGGTAGCCGTGGCAATTTATGTCGTCTGGCAAATGCTGAAGGTCGAAGACCTTCCTGCCGGAATCGTAGGGGGGAATGGCCGCATCGAGGCGGTCGAAATCGACATCTCCGCAAAGACGCCGGGTCGTATTCGTGACATCCTTGTTGACGAGGGCGATACCGTCAGGGCCGGCCAGATCGTCGCACATATGGATACCGACGCGCTGCTGGCGCAACGGGCAGAGGCGGTTGCTCAACTCGCGCAAACCTTGAGTGCGATCCAGTTCGCGGAGAGCCAGGTTGAGCAGCGGCAGAGCGAGCGCGCGGCGGCTCTAGCCACGGTCAGGCAGCGCGCCGCCGAATTGAATGTCGCACGCAAACGTCTTGCGCGCTCCACAACGCTCGCTCGCGAAGGCGCAACACCGGTGCAGGAGCGCGATGACGATCAGGCGCGGGTGGAGGGCGCGCAAGCAGCCGCTGAGGCAGCCCGGGCGCAATTCGCGGCCATCGGTTCCGCGGTCGAGACCGCCCGCAGCCAGATGATCGGTGCACGCGCAAATGTCGAAGCAGCGCGGGCCAGAATCCGCCGGCTGGATGTCGAGATCGCCGACAGTGATCTGAGGGCGCCAAGTTCGGGCCGTATCCAATACCGGATTGCCCAGCCCGGCGAGGTTGTCGCTGGCGGAGGCAAAGTGCTCAACCTCGTCAACCTCTCGGACGTCTTCATAACCTTCTTTTTGCCGGAAACGGTCGCGGGCCGTGTGGGGTTGGGTAGCGAAGTCCGGATCGTCCTCGATGCAATGCCCGAAATCGTCATCCCGGCGAAAGTCTCTTTTGTCGCCGATGTCGCCCAATTCACCCCGAAGACGGTCGAAACCGAGAGCGAACGGCAAAAGCTGATGTTCCGGGTCAAGGCCCGCATCGATCCGGCGGTGCTGCAGCGCTATACTCGGCAGGTGAAGACCGGCGTCCCCGGCATGGCCTATGTGCGCGTTGATCCCAATGTGGCTTGGCCTGCCAAGCTTTCAATCAGAACGCCGCGATGA
- a CDS encoding efflux transporter outer membrane subunit, protein MIRNKGNPRATFSGKLRSFGVGYSCRDRGWLKQTNCADQLISQMPSASGRPKSTTDRERMSPAACAAFFALVVLGGCSFAPKHVRPDTPVPASFGAQAPQSGSIARIGWSDFFEEPQLRQLIVEALKNNRDIRIAAGRVEEARAAFRIRGSALYPQLDGVLTGSRRRTPADLSFTGQAAERTQLYSQLSVGWQIDFWGRLRNLREAAREQYLATEEGRRGVSASLVAQVAATYLFAQELDARIAIARDSVATRAESLRILRRRYEVGSGSNLEVTQAQTLLSAARTTLAALEQERGTNSNALALLIGHSVELVPGTLRLAEETPRQDLPAGLPSELLESRPDIIAAEHRLRAAEADIGAARAAFFPNISLTGDLGTASAELGGLFKSGSNSWGFTPTLVVPIFNAGRNAAALDLAKARQSIAVAEYERTVQEAFRDVSDALVARKQLAEQIVATQEMLAALTERARLAQLRFDNGRSAYLEVLDAQRDLFSVRQSLIQLRSGYFASGIALYAALGGGFPADADQGQALTHTKETEQ, encoded by the coding sequence ATGATCCGCAACAAAGGAAATCCCCGCGCGACATTCTCCGGAAAACTGCGCAGTTTTGGAGTGGGATATTCCTGCCGGGACCGAGGTTGGCTGAAGCAAACGAATTGCGCGGATCAACTTATCAGTCAAATGCCCTCCGCATCCGGCCGGCCAAAGTCGACGACGGATCGGGAACGGATGTCACCGGCCGCTTGCGCAGCTTTTTTCGCTCTGGTCGTGCTTGGCGGCTGTTCGTTCGCGCCCAAGCACGTCCGGCCCGATACGCCAGTGCCGGCAAGCTTCGGCGCTCAGGCCCCTCAGTCCGGCTCGATCGCCCGGATCGGCTGGAGTGACTTCTTCGAGGAACCGCAGCTTCGGCAACTGATCGTCGAAGCCTTGAAGAACAACCGGGACATTCGCATCGCGGCCGGGCGCGTCGAGGAAGCGCGTGCCGCTTTCAGGATAAGGGGTTCAGCACTCTACCCGCAACTGGACGGCGTTTTGACGGGATCTCGGCGGCGCACTCCGGCTGACCTGTCGTTCACGGGCCAGGCGGCGGAACGCACGCAGCTCTATTCGCAGCTCAGCGTCGGCTGGCAGATCGATTTCTGGGGGCGGCTGCGCAATCTTCGCGAAGCCGCACGCGAGCAATATCTGGCGACCGAAGAGGGACGGCGCGGCGTTTCCGCAAGTCTTGTTGCTCAGGTGGCGGCAACTTACCTGTTTGCCCAGGAACTCGATGCGCGCATCGCTATCGCGCGCGACAGCGTCGCCACGCGCGCGGAATCCTTGCGGATCCTGCGCCGCCGCTATGAGGTAGGCTCGGGATCGAACCTCGAAGTGACACAGGCGCAGACGCTGCTGTCCGCCGCAAGAACCACGCTTGCCGCGCTCGAACAGGAGCGCGGCACTAACAGCAATGCGCTGGCTCTCCTGATCGGACATTCGGTCGAGCTGGTGCCCGGAACGCTGCGACTTGCCGAGGAGACCCCTCGCCAGGACTTGCCGGCAGGATTGCCTTCGGAACTGCTCGAAAGCCGTCCTGACATCATCGCGGCGGAGCATCGATTGCGCGCGGCCGAGGCCGATATCGGCGCAGCACGAGCGGCGTTCTTTCCGAATATTTCGCTGACCGGCGACCTCGGCACCGCGAGCGCCGAACTCGGGGGACTGTTCAAGAGCGGGAGCAATTCGTGGGGTTTTACCCCGACTCTTGTAGTGCCGATCTTCAATGCGGGCCGCAACGCCGCCGCTCTCGATCTCGCAAAGGCGCGCCAAAGCATCGCAGTCGCCGAATATGAGCGGACGGTTCAGGAGGCCTTTCGCGATGTCTCCGATGCGCTTGTCGCACGCAAGCAGCTTGCCGAGCAGATCGTAGCCACGCAAGAGATGCTCGCCGCGCTCACCGAACGCGCACGCCTAGCACAATTGCGCTTCGACAACGGGCGCTCCGCCTATCTCGAAGTGCTCGACGCGCAGCGTGACCTCTTTTCGGTCCGGCAATCGCTGATCCAGTTGCGCAGCGGTTATTTCGCCAGCGGTATTGCACTTTACGCGGCGCTTGGCGGCGGCTTTCCCGCCGACGCGGATCAGGGGCAGGCTTTGACGCACACCAAGGAAACGGAACAATGA